A single genomic interval of Deltaproteobacteria bacterium harbors:
- a CDS encoding RraA family protein, with protein sequence MEPLSQAELKALAAWPTPAVSNAIETFDVRPRNQGFMLGIRCIFPDLGPMVGYACTAAMMADLPPTEEARRVRHAHWDNILSTPGPRVAVIHDLDQPRCIGSLWGEVNANRHKALGCIGVVTDGGVRDLDEVHTLGFHFFAADVIPSHAYSHMVEVGKPVKVGGLVVRNGDLIHADKHGVVVIPHEIARELPEACREYEQRERRIIDFCKSPDFDVEKMKTDFDK encoded by the coding sequence ATGGAACCTCTATCACAAGCAGAACTCAAGGCCCTTGCGGCCTGGCCCACACCGGCGGTCTCCAACGCCATCGAAACCTTTGATGTGAGGCCGAGAAATCAGGGCTTCATGTTGGGAATAAGATGCATCTTTCCCGACCTGGGCCCGATGGTGGGTTACGCCTGTACGGCCGCGATGATGGCCGACCTGCCGCCGACAGAGGAGGCCCGCAGGGTCAGGCACGCTCACTGGGACAACATACTCAGCACCCCAGGACCGAGGGTGGCGGTAATCCACGATCTCGATCAGCCCCGATGCATCGGCTCCCTCTGGGGCGAGGTCAATGCCAACAGGCACAAGGCCCTGGGATGCATAGGGGTGGTCACCGACGGCGGGGTCCGCGATCTCGACGAGGTCCACACACTGGGCTTCCATTTCTTTGCAGCCGACGTGATTCCATCGCATGCCTATTCGCACATGGTGGAGGTGGGAAAACCGGTAAAGGTAGGCGGCCTCGTGGTGAGAAACGGCGACCTGATTCATGCCGACAAGCACGGGGTCGTCGTCATACCCCATGAGATCGCCCGGGAGTTGCCTGAAGCCTGCCGGGAGTACGAACAAAGAGAACGGAGGATCATCGATTTCTGCAAGTCCCCGGATTTTGATGTTGAGAAAATGAAAACCGATTTCGACAAGTAG
- a CDS encoding TRAP transporter fused permease subunit, which yields METPQKHQKYLALKRHIVEVLGISLSLFIIFTIVRGQYSVPVQRGTVLMLGAVMIFLSRRTLARSSLFWLDEIISWSGIVAMIGCVLYMYVEWFDISQYRQGIPNRADLVVYVVTILVVFEITRRASDLSIPVVALVSILYLLLGPYLPWIFRHSSVDIVEILEGSFGMTGIYGLVLSVMAGIIYIFLIYGAFLRVSGAGDVFVKIAYMTAGRLRGGAAQTAVLSSTLFGSISGSAPANVVATGNFTIPMMIKVGYKPVYAGAVEACSSTVGQIMPPVMGVTAFIMSEITGIPYLRICLGSMLPAILFSISLLILVYLEAKKSDIALIPREEIPVVTKAFIRQAAILGFSLGTLVFMLIRGHSPAFSCVLGILTLIIGSLFDKTMRMTPKKILVALSQGAQDGLALLAICAILGIVINAIASTGIGLQFSQIITSLAKGNLLAALIITMFSAIVLGLGLPTVPTYLLAVLVVGPALSKLGIPLLLAHLFVFYYGVMETLTPPVCMSAYTAASISKANPMLTGFVAWRFGLVGFMIPFIMVYNPEISFFAESYLTVLVVFLLSAVGVLAWVAAERGFLLHHLSMPSRALLLLIALSLFYPLYWAKIVGLCAFTGMIYFSFMTMRRRALRYGPENPG from the coding sequence ATGGAGACTCCTCAGAAGCATCAGAAATACCTTGCCCTGAAACGACATATCGTCGAAGTGCTGGGAATATCTCTAAGCCTGTTCATTATCTTCACGATAGTAAGGGGCCAGTATTCCGTGCCCGTCCAGAGGGGCACGGTGCTCATGCTCGGAGCCGTGATGATATTTCTTTCGCGGCGCACCCTGGCAAGGTCGAGTCTCTTCTGGCTTGATGAAATCATCAGTTGGTCGGGCATCGTCGCAATGATCGGCTGCGTCTTGTATATGTACGTGGAATGGTTCGACATTTCCCAATACAGGCAAGGGATCCCCAACCGCGCGGACTTGGTCGTCTATGTCGTCACCATTCTGGTCGTATTCGAGATCACCCGTCGTGCCTCAGACCTCTCCATACCGGTTGTTGCACTCGTTTCCATCCTCTACCTGCTGCTGGGGCCTTACCTGCCGTGGATATTTCGTCATTCCTCAGTCGACATCGTGGAAATACTCGAAGGCTCCTTCGGCATGACGGGCATCTACGGGCTCGTGCTCTCCGTCATGGCAGGCATCATCTATATCTTCCTCATCTACGGGGCCTTCCTTAGAGTATCCGGTGCCGGGGATGTGTTCGTAAAGATAGCTTACATGACCGCCGGGCGACTGCGTGGAGGTGCTGCCCAAACGGCGGTGCTGTCTTCCACGTTGTTCGGTTCGATTTCGGGGTCCGCCCCGGCCAACGTAGTGGCAACCGGCAACTTCACCATCCCCATGATGATCAAGGTCGGCTACAAGCCCGTGTACGCGGGAGCAGTGGAGGCATGCTCCTCGACGGTGGGACAGATAATGCCTCCGGTGATGGGAGTAACGGCTTTCATCATGTCCGAAATAACTGGAATTCCCTACCTGAGGATCTGCCTGGGCTCGATGCTGCCCGCGATTCTGTTTTCCATCTCCCTCCTGATTCTGGTGTACCTCGAGGCCAAGAAAAGCGACATCGCTCTTATTCCACGAGAGGAGATCCCTGTAGTAACCAAGGCCTTCATTCGCCAGGCCGCCATCCTCGGCTTTTCTCTCGGCACCCTTGTCTTCATGCTCATCAGGGGGCATTCGCCTGCATTCTCCTGTGTCCTCGGAATCCTCACTCTCATAATCGGGAGTCTCTTTGACAAGACCATGCGGATGACCCCGAAGAAGATTCTCGTGGCCCTGAGCCAGGGTGCCCAAGACGGTCTTGCCCTGTTGGCCATCTGTGCTATACTGGGCATCGTTATCAATGCAATAGCTTCGACCGGCATAGGTTTGCAGTTTTCCCAGATCATAACATCACTGGCAAAGGGCAACCTACTTGCAGCCTTGATTATCACCATGTTTTCCGCCATCGTCCTCGGCCTGGGCCTTCCCACCGTACCCACCTATCTGCTCGCTGTCTTGGTAGTGGGCCCGGCGCTGAGCAAACTCGGCATACCACTGTTACTAGCCCATCTCTTTGTCTTCTATTACGGCGTCATGGAGACTCTGACCCCACCTGTCTGCATGAGTGCCTACACGGCTGCCAGTATTTCAAAGGCAAACCCCATGCTGACCGGTTTTGTTGCCTGGCGATTCGGACTGGTCGGCTTTATGATCCCCTTTATCATGGTGTACAACCCTGAGATCAGTTTTTTCGCCGAGTCCTATCTTACGGTTCTCGTCGTATTCTTGCTCAGTGCCGTGGGTGTCCTCGCGTGGGTGGCGGCAGAGCGCGGCTTCCTGCTTCACCACTTGAGTATGCCGTCTCGAGCCCTGTTACTACTGATTGCCCTATCCCTCTTCTACCCCCTTTACTGGGCAAAAATCGTCGGCCTCTGTGCGTTCACCGGCATGATCTATTTTTCGTTCATGACCATGCGGAGGCGAGCATTGAGATATGGCCCTGAGAATCCAGGATGA
- a CDS encoding HD domain-containing protein, whose amino-acid sequence MEKRIHMKILETFPAIREIQDSELREKVIKAWVRALREGSFKNIEDIPFSVAIPEVDLVNHINWVMEAALSTASLVEKNMGISIDRDLLIASVVLHDLGKAFEYEKRGDRYVKSDIGERFMHGFWGAFIALQEHLPNDLVHLIATHGKDSPEHPRLLEGIILHYADFAHADILRFRKGLDTFLSMKCRS is encoded by the coding sequence ATGGAAAAGCGCATTCACATGAAAATACTGGAGACATTCCCAGCCATCCGGGAGATTCAAGATTCGGAATTGAGGGAGAAAGTCATCAAGGCCTGGGTGCGGGCGTTGAGAGAGGGCTCCTTCAAGAACATCGAGGATATTCCCTTCAGTGTGGCCATCCCGGAGGTAGATCTTGTAAACCACATAAACTGGGTCATGGAAGCCGCCCTGTCCACCGCCTCCCTCGTGGAAAAGAACATGGGGATTTCCATCGACCGAGACCTTCTCATTGCTTCGGTTGTCTTGCATGATCTCGGAAAGGCCTTTGAGTACGAAAAGAGAGGAGACCGGTACGTCAAGTCCGATATCGGAGAAAGATTCATGCACGGTTTCTGGGGAGCGTTCATAGCACTTCAGGAGCATCTCCCGAACGATCTGGTCCACCTGATCGCCACTCACGGTAAAGATTCACCGGAACACCCGCGGCTCTTGGAGGGCATCATACTCCACTATGCGGATTTTGCCCATGCGGATATCCTCCGCTTCCGGAAGGGCCTCGATACCTTCCTGTCCATGAAATGCCGATCCTGA
- a CDS encoding TAXI family TRAP transporter solute-binding subunit has translation MKRILTLLIFITVFCIGSLSTAKEIEVRFTGTTMTAGNYMLGVGWSNVINKYLPGVKMAVLAKGGTTKLLRGMVAGKWDTAYIGSPHLECARKGILLFEKEKAYSKERYYDPTRALFAIVTGWCNYVVRADSGIKVITDLKGKRVHFGLPGGFGGIMTQGVLKAHGLDLQRGDYKAMYLKTSQAVDQLRDKAGLDDALVWGGLPQPLITDLSSKIPVRLVTMTKQGWERFQREFVVGPYTLLKTLTPERLREAYRGRVVNTEPVYTWTVPLMLVVRKDMDEELVYNIVKVFWEHLDEVKGVSKQLQSLTLQGALQNLSAPLHPGAVKYYKEVGAIK, from the coding sequence ATGAAAAGAATCCTAACACTATTGATCTTCATCACCGTTTTCTGTATCGGATCTCTATCGACGGCAAAGGAGATTGAGGTTCGTTTTACCGGCACCACAATGACTGCAGGTAACTATATGCTTGGTGTGGGCTGGTCGAACGTAATCAACAAGTATCTGCCTGGTGTCAAGATGGCCGTACTGGCCAAGGGAGGTACGACAAAACTCCTCAGGGGTATGGTGGCCGGAAAATGGGACACCGCTTACATCGGCTCGCCCCACCTGGAGTGTGCCCGCAAGGGGATACTGCTTTTCGAGAAGGAGAAGGCGTATTCAAAGGAGAGGTACTACGACCCGACCCGGGCACTCTTTGCCATCGTTACGGGTTGGTGCAATTACGTGGTACGAGCTGATTCCGGAATAAAGGTGATTACCGACCTGAAAGGCAAACGAGTTCATTTCGGGCTTCCTGGCGGGTTTGGGGGAATCATGACGCAGGGCGTTCTAAAGGCTCACGGCCTGGATCTCCAAAGAGGAGATTACAAGGCCATGTATCTCAAGACAAGCCAGGCCGTAGACCAGCTTCGCGACAAGGCAGGCCTGGATGACGCCCTTGTGTGGGGCGGGCTGCCGCAGCCCCTGATCACCGATCTCTCCTCTAAGATCCCGGTGCGACTCGTAACCATGACAAAACAGGGATGGGAAAGATTTCAGAGGGAATTCGTCGTGGGACCTTACACCCTTCTGAAGACCCTCACACCCGAGCGGTTGAGAGAGGCATACAGGGGCAGAGTCGTGAACACGGAACCCGTTTACACCTGGACCGTCCCCTTGATGCTCGTGGTGCGCAAGGACATGGATGAAGAGCTCGTCTACAATATCGTCAAGGTGTTCTGGGAACATCTCGATGAGGTGAAAGGGGTTTCAAAGCAGCTCCAATCCCTCACTCTGCAAGGGGCCTTGCAGAATCTGTCTGCTCCCCTTCACCCCGGCGCCGTCAAATACTACAAAGAGGTAGGCGCCATAAAGTGA
- a CDS encoding hydroxyacid dehydrogenase produces the protein MSRAKRSASQVVITGPPIAEEGMELLGKECSVQCIEPYLQPSEIARVLRDKRTDGLLVRMGRITREVIEASPNLRVIAKHGTGVDNIDLSAATELGIPVLIAPFANYQSVAEHVLGLMLALAKDIPRLDARIRESHWDKPNYRGVELSGKTLGLVGFGRIGRRVRQLVAPLEMKVSVYDPFLKPDEVPPGVRRVEKLEELLECADIVSLHCPLTRETRHLIGEKEFRIMKRTAWLINTARGEVVDEEALIDALKGGEIAGAGIDTFSSEPPRDISGLAHAGKTVLTPHIAGITEESFRRLGIEAAKNILTILQGRTPDRECLVNPEVLEHCSHTN, from the coding sequence ATGTCAAGAGCCAAGCGTTCTGCAAGCCAGGTGGTCATCACGGGCCCTCCCATCGCCGAGGAGGGCATGGAACTTCTCGGCAAAGAATGCAGTGTCCAGTGCATAGAACCCTACCTCCAGCCATCCGAAATCGCACGGGTGCTTCGTGACAAAAGGACGGACGGCCTTCTCGTACGAATGGGCAGAATCACCCGGGAAGTGATCGAGGCCTCACCGAATCTCAGGGTCATCGCAAAACACGGCACAGGCGTCGACAACATCGACCTAAGTGCCGCAACCGAACTCGGCATTCCCGTTCTGATCGCGCCCTTTGCAAACTACCAGTCCGTCGCCGAACACGTCTTGGGCCTCATGCTGGCTCTCGCAAAGGACATCCCACGCCTGGACGCCAGGATCCGTGAGAGCCATTGGGACAAGCCCAACTACAGGGGTGTGGAACTCTCCGGCAAGACCCTCGGGCTGGTCGGATTCGGCCGAATAGGCCGCCGGGTGAGACAACTGGTGGCCCCTCTGGAGATGAAGGTCTCCGTGTACGATCCTTTCTTGAAACCCGATGAGGTTCCGCCCGGCGTGAGACGGGTGGAAAAACTCGAAGAACTCCTCGAATGCGCGGATATCGTGAGCCTCCACTGCCCCCTGACCCGAGAGACAAGACACCTCATCGGTGAGAAAGAGTTCAGGATAATGAAAAGGACAGCCTGGCTTATCAATACCGCCAGAGGCGAAGTTGTAGACGAGGAAGCCCTTATCGACGCCCTCAAGGGGGGAGAAATAGCCGGGGCAGGCATCGATACCTTCTCCAGCGAGCCTCCAAGGGACATCAGCGGTCTTGCCCATGCGGGCAAGACCGTGCTGACCCCCCACATAGCCGGCATCACCGAGGAATCCTTCAGGAGATTGGGTATCGAAGCGGCGAAGAACATCCTCACTATTCTCCAGGGGAGAACACCGGATAGGGAGTGCCTGGTAAACCCGGAGGTCCTTGAACATTGCTCCCACACAAACTAG
- a CDS encoding metal-dependent hydrolase, whose protein sequence is MTGSEVRLQYLSNSGFLLTTEEGKRVLIDPWLTGNPSAPFGPEGIPRVGSILVTHAAFDHLGDSLRIASRDKAFLVCDYLVRELARAEGLPKEQVKTCSYGGRVETEGVSLRVLQAKHVSYAMDDAGRPSTGIPLAFLITTPGGLRIYHAGDTCLFGDMKLIGLLYRPQIGLIPVGAASPLYGKDLPPREAAQAVQWIGCELAVPIHYCDPEDPPQFAAAAKILAPWTEVRPMEPGEELVLSVIRQGARTTFILKET, encoded by the coding sequence ATGACCGGTTCTGAAGTGCGGCTTCAGTATCTATCCAATTCCGGCTTCTTATTGACGACTGAGGAGGGCAAACGGGTCCTGATCGATCCGTGGCTCACAGGCAACCCCTCCGCCCCTTTCGGCCCGGAGGGGATTCCCCGGGTCGGCTCGATCCTGGTAACACACGCGGCCTTCGATCATTTGGGAGATTCCCTCCGCATTGCAAGCCGGGACAAGGCTTTTCTGGTTTGCGACTATCTCGTTCGCGAACTGGCCCGCGCAGAGGGTCTTCCCAAAGAACAGGTCAAGACATGCAGCTACGGGGGGAGGGTGGAGACGGAGGGTGTCAGTCTCCGAGTGCTACAGGCCAAGCACGTGAGCTATGCTATGGACGACGCCGGGCGCCCGAGCACAGGTATACCACTCGCCTTCCTGATTACTACCCCAGGAGGGCTCAGAATCTACCATGCCGGGGACACCTGTCTCTTCGGCGACATGAAACTCATCGGCCTACTCTATCGGCCCCAGATCGGCTTGATCCCCGTGGGGGCTGCCTCTCCCCTTTACGGCAAAGACCTGCCGCCCCGAGAAGCGGCCCAGGCCGTTCAATGGATAGGCTGCGAGCTCGCCGTACCCATCCACTACTGCGACCCCGAGGATCCGCCCCAATTTGCCGCTGCCGCAAAGATCCTCGCACCTTGGACGGAAGTGAGACCCATGGAGCCGGGGGAGGAACTGGTTCTATCAGTCATCAGGCAGGGAGCCCGTACCACCTTTATCCTGAAAGAAACGTAG
- a CDS encoding DNA polymerase II yields the protein MRLDRLPFAENSVLFGCDPTPGIVSMELEGEDRIRVFRKEDGRVVSETQPFHPFFLLSDLSLLEGIECPAEVRSLEGSGEYRYQVTFRSWHEMDRVRRAVSRKAGLPAGHPDSPVYSLNDPIQQHLMVTGQTFFKGLAFEELRRLQLDIETFCPEGYEFPNPNRETDRIIVVSFSDNTGWEKIISGEKLSEKEMLEELVEIIQERDPDVIEGHNIFNYDLDYIALRARRHGVALKLGREGRPARSRSSRVMIAERTINYSRWDVYGRHVVDTFILAQFYDVVTRELESFGLKQIAKQLDLASPERTYLKGDEISWHFLHSPEKLHRYALDDVRETRALSDLLSRSYFLQAQIFPLSYQNVIVRGNAAKIDSLFMREYLRQGRAIPKLEGARPFAGGYTDIFFKGVARGVVYCDVRSLYPSLMLSEGIRPRKDELGIFSELLSVLRDFRLRAKDMAARAASVEEKRFFEALQSTFKILINSFYGYMGHGQAHFSDYDQAERITARGREILQSMIEWLRGRGCQVVEIDTDGIYFVPGGGIATAREEEDLVKALSDSMPEGITVEYGGRYKAMFSYKIKNYALLDYDGKLRIKGSGLRSRGLEKFQRAFLEEMIYLLLAGRKEEIPDLFHRYLEEIAGHRWDVKMFMKTEMLQDSLDKYREKIRNNSRNRSASYELALRSEKRYQPGDQVSYYVTGDTERVQVYDNCRLAREWDPRRPDENVRYYQKKLRDLYRKFSGFFEEDGKARSSVSP from the coding sequence ATGAGACTCGACAGACTTCCGTTTGCAGAAAACAGCGTCCTCTTCGGATGCGACCCGACCCCCGGCATCGTGTCGATGGAGCTGGAAGGGGAGGACCGGATCCGGGTCTTCAGGAAAGAGGACGGGCGGGTCGTTTCTGAGACCCAGCCCTTTCATCCTTTTTTTCTCCTTTCGGACCTTTCTCTCCTTGAGGGGATCGAGTGCCCGGCCGAGGTGAGGAGCCTCGAGGGATCGGGGGAATACCGTTATCAGGTGACCTTCCGCTCCTGGCACGAGATGGACCGTGTGAGGAGAGCCGTTTCCAGGAAGGCTGGACTTCCTGCCGGCCATCCGGATTCGCCGGTCTATTCTCTCAATGACCCGATCCAGCAGCATCTCATGGTTACAGGGCAGACCTTCTTCAAGGGCCTCGCCTTCGAAGAGCTCAGGAGACTCCAGCTCGACATCGAGACCTTTTGCCCGGAGGGTTACGAGTTCCCGAACCCGAACCGTGAGACCGATCGTATCATCGTCGTCTCTTTTTCCGACAACACGGGCTGGGAGAAGATCATCTCAGGCGAGAAGCTCTCCGAGAAGGAGATGCTTGAAGAGCTTGTCGAGATCATCCAGGAGCGGGATCCGGATGTGATCGAGGGCCACAACATCTTCAACTACGATCTCGACTACATAGCCCTCAGGGCAAGGCGGCACGGGGTTGCCTTGAAGCTCGGCAGGGAGGGTAGACCGGCCAGGTCCCGGTCTTCTCGGGTGATGATTGCGGAGAGGACCATAAACTATTCCAGGTGGGATGTGTACGGCCGTCACGTGGTCGACACCTTCATACTGGCCCAGTTCTACGACGTGGTGACCAGGGAACTGGAGAGCTTCGGGTTGAAGCAGATCGCAAAGCAGTTGGACCTGGCTTCGCCTGAAAGGACCTATCTCAAGGGAGACGAGATCTCGTGGCACTTTCTCCACTCCCCGGAGAAGTTGCACAGATACGCCCTGGACGACGTGCGAGAAACGCGGGCCCTGAGTGACCTTCTGAGCAGGAGCTACTTCTTGCAGGCGCAGATCTTTCCCCTCTCCTACCAGAACGTTATCGTCCGGGGAAATGCGGCCAAGATCGATTCCCTGTTCATGCGGGAATATCTCAGGCAGGGCCGTGCGATCCCGAAATTGGAAGGGGCCCGCCCCTTTGCCGGTGGCTATACGGATATATTTTTCAAGGGGGTGGCCAGGGGGGTCGTTTACTGTGACGTGAGATCCCTATATCCGTCTCTGATGTTGTCAGAGGGCATAAGGCCGCGGAAGGACGAGCTGGGCATATTCTCCGAACTTCTCTCAGTGCTCAGGGACTTCAGGCTCCGGGCCAAGGACATGGCCGCTCGGGCCGCCTCCGTTGAGGAGAAACGGTTTTTCGAGGCTCTCCAGTCCACCTTCAAGATCCTTATCAACTCCTTTTATGGATACATGGGACACGGCCAGGCCCATTTCAGCGATTATGATCAGGCAGAGAGGATAACGGCAAGGGGCAGGGAGATCCTCCAGTCGATGATCGAATGGCTCAGGGGCAGAGGATGCCAGGTGGTGGAGATCGACACCGACGGCATCTACTTTGTCCCCGGAGGCGGGATCGCCACGGCTCGAGAGGAAGAGGATCTGGTCAAGGCGCTTTCGGACTCCATGCCGGAGGGAATCACCGTCGAGTACGGGGGGCGTTACAAGGCGATGTTTTCGTACAAGATCAAGAACTACGCTCTTCTCGACTATGACGGGAAACTCAGGATCAAGGGGTCGGGCCTCAGATCTCGAGGACTGGAGAAGTTCCAGCGTGCCTTTCTCGAGGAGATGATCTATCTGCTTCTTGCCGGCCGGAAGGAGGAGATCCCCGATCTGTTCCACCGGTACCTGGAAGAGATCGCAGGCCACCGGTGGGACGTGAAGATGTTCATGAAGACCGAGATGCTCCAGGATTCTCTCGACAAATACAGGGAGAAGATCCGCAACAATTCGAGAAATCGAAGTGCCTCCTACGAACTGGCCCTGAGATCAGAGAAACGGTATCAACCTGGGGACCAGGTCTCCTACTATGTGACCGGAGACACGGAAAGGGTTCAGGTCTACGATAACTGCAGGCTTGCCAGGGAGTGGGACCCTCGCCGCCCGGACGAGAACGTCCGCTATTATCAAAAAAAGCTGAGGGATCTCTACAGGAAGTTCAGCGGGTTTTTCGAGGAAGATGGGAAAGCCCGTTCTTCCGTTTCTCCCTAG
- a CDS encoding GntR family transcriptional regulator: MASVRDIRFNLNRETLVDRIVGNLEDRILTGELLPGTRLSEVGVAREFRVSRAPAREALQRLEEMNLVRRTHLTREVAKFSHDEFRDIYELKNVVEAFGAMKGALNATKRDVKRIQSVLEGMRDSLNTGNLKKLQHLNFQFHDLLVNCSGNQKLFETYRLLARQVRWAASFSLDVPGRPQESFREHQEIFEAFQQRRAEEVRALLETHSNNNMQRVLAQLDDRGRHRKGVDRGQRPKERR, translated from the coding sequence ATGGCGTCTGTCCGGGACATAAGATTCAATCTCAACCGGGAAACCCTGGTCGACAGGATCGTCGGAAATCTTGAAGACCGCATACTGACAGGAGAGCTTTTGCCGGGGACCAGACTGAGCGAGGTCGGTGTTGCCAGGGAATTTCGAGTCAGCCGGGCGCCGGCGCGGGAGGCGCTTCAGCGCCTCGAAGAGATGAACCTAGTACGGAGGACTCATCTCACAAGAGAAGTCGCAAAATTCAGTCACGACGAGTTCAGGGACATCTACGAATTGAAGAACGTGGTTGAGGCGTTTGGTGCCATGAAAGGCGCATTGAATGCCACAAAGCGTGACGTGAAGAGGATTCAGTCGGTCCTGGAGGGGATGAGAGACTCTCTGAATACCGGGAACCTGAAGAAGCTGCAGCATCTGAACTTTCAATTTCATGATCTCCTCGTCAACTGCTCCGGTAATCAGAAGTTGTTTGAAACGTACAGGCTGTTGGCCAGGCAGGTGAGGTGGGCAGCCTCTTTCTCTCTCGATGTACCAGGCCGGCCCCAGGAGTCTTTCAGGGAGCACCAAGAGATCTTCGAGGCCTTCCAACAGAGGAGAGCAGAGGAAGTCCGGGCCCTGTTGGAGACCCACTCCAACAACAACATGCAGCGCGTCCTCGCTCAACTCGACGACAGGGGGAGGCACCGCAAAGGCGTGGACCGCGGCCAGAGGCCGAAGGAGCGTAGATGA